TTGACTGCCCCGGTTCCGATGACTTCATCAATGGAGCAATCACGTCTCTCAATATTACTGATACAGCAATAATGCTGATAAACGCTACTCAGGGTGTTGAAGTAGGCACACAAAACCTTTTCAGATATACCGAACAATATCACAAGCCGGTAATTTTTCTGATTAACCAGCTTGACCACGAAAAAGCAAACTATGAGACTAGTGTGGAGTCAATTCACGAATCTTTCGGCAATAAGGCTATTATAGTTCAGTATCCCGTCAATATCGGTCCTGAGTTCAATGCAGTGGTTGACGTACTGAAGATGAAGATGTACAAGTGGGGTCCTCAAGGAGGTGCACCTGAAGTGCTTGAAATTCCTGCGAGTGAGAAGGACAAGGCCGACGAACTGCACAATGCTCTTGTTGAGGCAGCAGCAGAGAATGATGAGAGCCTGATGGAGCTGTTCTTTGAAAAGGGTTCTCTTGATGAAGATGAAATGCGCAAAGGTATGCGTAAGGGAATGATTGCCCGTAATCTCTTTCCTATCTTCTGCGTATCGGCTGAAAAGGATATGGGTGTACGTCGCTTTATGGAATTCCTTGGAAATATTGTTCCTTTTGTTTCTGAGATGCCGAAGCCTAGTACAAAAGACGGTGTTGAAGTTGAGCCCAATCCTGATGGCCCTGTATCTTTGTTTGTTTTCAAGACAAGCGTTGAGCCTCACATTGGTGAAGTAAGCTATTTCAAGGTTATGTCAGGCCGTGTTAAGGAAGGGGATGACCTTATCAATATGAACAAAGATGCCAAGGAAAGAATGGCACAGTTGTTCTGGGTGGCAGGTAACAACCGTATTAAAGTAAGCGAATTGGTGGCAGGTGATATCGGTGCTACTGTAAAACTAAAAGAGACCAAGACCAACCATACTCTCAATGGTAAGGGTTGCGACTATGTATTCAATCCAATTACCTATCCAAATCCCAAATACAGGGTTGCTATCAAGCCTGTCAATGAGTCGGATGATGAAAAACTTAGCGAAATACTTAACCGTATTCAGGAAGAAGACCAAACAATCAGGGCTGAGTACTCAAAGGAACTTAAGCAGATTATTGTTTCGGGTCAGGGTGAGTTCCACCTCAATATTATGAAGTGGCGTATCGAAAATAATGATAAGTTGCCAATAACATTTTATGAACCCAGGATTCCATACCGTGAAACCATCACAAAACAAGCCCGTGCCGACTATCGCCACAAAAAGCAGTCTGGTGGTGCCGGACAATTTGGTGAGGTTCACCTTATCATTGAACCCTATTTCGAAGGGATGCCAGAACCTACAACATATAAGTTTAATGGTCAGGAATTCAAGATGAATGTCAAGGGTGTTGAGGAAATCAAATTACCCTGGGGTGGGAAACTTGTTTTCTACAACTGTATCGTTGGTGGTTCTATTGATGCCCGCTTTATGCCTGCAATTCTAAAAGGAATTATGGAAAAGATGGAGGAAGGTCCTCTTACCGGTTCCTATGCCCGTGATATCAGAGTTTGTGTCTATGATGGTAAGATGCACCCGGTTGACTCCAATGAAATCTCATTTAAGCTAGCCGGACGTAATGC
The genomic region above belongs to Xiashengella succiniciproducens and contains:
- a CDS encoding elongation factor G, with translation MKVYLTDQIKNISLLGSSGSGKTTLAEAMLFEGGVINRRGDVKSNNTVSDYNRVEHEYGFSVFSSVLYTEWLGKKLNIIDCPGSDDFINGAITSLNITDTAIMLINATQGVEVGTQNLFRYTEQYHKPVIFLINQLDHEKANYETSVESIHESFGNKAIIVQYPVNIGPEFNAVVDVLKMKMYKWGPQGGAPEVLEIPASEKDKADELHNALVEAAAENDESLMELFFEKGSLDEDEMRKGMRKGMIARNLFPIFCVSAEKDMGVRRFMEFLGNIVPFVSEMPKPSTKDGVEVEPNPDGPVSLFVFKTSVEPHIGEVSYFKVMSGRVKEGDDLINMNKDAKERMAQLFWVAGNNRIKVSELVAGDIGATVKLKETKTNHTLNGKGCDYVFNPITYPNPKYRVAIKPVNESDDEKLSEILNRIQEEDQTIRAEYSKELKQIIVSGQGEFHLNIMKWRIENNDKLPITFYEPRIPYRETITKQARADYRHKKQSGGAGQFGEVHLIIEPYFEGMPEPTTYKFNGQEFKMNVKGVEEIKLPWGGKLVFYNCIVGGSIDARFMPAILKGIMEKMEEGPLTGSYARDIRVCVYDGKMHPVDSNEISFKLAGRNAFSTAFREAGPKILEPIYDVEVRVPSAWMGDVMSDLQGRRAIIEGMQSEKGFEVIRAKVPLKEMNRYSTSLSSITGGRGFYSMKFASYERVPPEVQEQLLTEYKAVEKED